A genomic segment from Spinacia oleracea cultivar Varoflay chromosome 3, BTI_SOV_V1, whole genome shotgun sequence encodes:
- the LOC110782372 gene encoding BAG family molecular chaperone regulator 7: MSYRKYEIIEHSSPCFITETSIFPPKSLSLNPFFPPSLICDDEPTFSPFDLVQIESSFPLCTTYKRVVRRVDPVESYLKVISERVSSLESKFDKLLLSKEKEKKAKQQQEQKMRQVDRKYSFTAEIKGEVEKKYKWTAEIEGDDDKKGKKGERKYQWMTEVKGKEDEKRIYTWKATIGGDKKKKIESGKKKEKGSSAARIVEIEETSDHRAVVMRQAFAKRSTNDKGKRKELSPYDAAALIQWTFRAYLIRRSKALRALRELAVAKTKLKELRALFHNFSYRSRVSRDAEERQKFSEKIIVLLLTVDAIEGVDLMVRAAKRSMVDELEAMLEVVEPQPQPDGRSLSMRRRTFDMPSGTIQKEIAEGVAQVVQMLDEENGTFEACV, from the exons ATGAGCTACAGAAAGTACGAAATCATCGAACATTCATCTCCTTGCTTCATCACTGAAACCTCCATTTTCCCACCAAAATCCCTCTCCTTAAACCCCTTCTTCCCCCCTTCACTCATCTGCGACGATGAACCCACCTTCTCCCCTTTCGATCTGGTCCAGATCGAGTCATCATTCCCGCTCTGCACCACCTACAAGCGAGTCGTACGCCGAGTCGACCCGGTTGAATCCTACCTGAAGGTGATCTCCGAGCGAGTGAGCTCACTCGAGTCGAAGTTCGACAAGCTGCTGCTGtcaaaggagaaggagaagaaggCGAAACAGCAACAGGAGCAGAAGATGCGACAGGTGGACAGGAAGTACTCGTTTACGGCGGAGATTAAAGGGGAGGTGGAGAAGAAGTACAAATGGACGGCGGAGATTGAAGGGGATGATGACAAAAAGGGGAAGAAAGGTGAGAGGAAGTACCAGTGGATGACTGAGGTTAAGgggaaggaagatgagaagaggaTTTACACGTGGAAGGCTACCATTGGTGGtgataagaagaagaagattgagagcgggaagaagaaggagaagggTTCCTCTGCTGCGCGGATTGTTGAGATCGAAGAAACCTCTGATCATAGAGCTGTGGTTATGCGTCAG GCTTTTGCCAAAAGATCTACCAATGATAAAGGAAAAAGGAAGGAACTATCACCCTATGATGCAGCAGCTTTGATCCAGTGGACCTTCAGGGCTTACCTTATTCGCAGATCTAAGGCCCTACGTGCCCTTCGAGAGCTTGCCGTTGCAAAAACTAAGTTGAAGGAACTCAGGGCATTGTTCCATAACTTCTCCTACCGTAGCCGCGTTTCCCGTGATGCTGAGGAGCGTCAGAAGTTCTCAGAGAAAATCATCGTTCTGCTCCTCACTGTGGATGCTATTGAG GGAGTTGATCTGATGGTGAGAGCTGCAAAGAGATCAATGGTGGATGAACTGGAGGCAATGCTCGAGGTGGTGGAACCCCAACCTCAACCTGATGGTAGATCTCTCTCCATGAGGCGAAGGACCTTCGACATGCCTAGTGGGACCATCCAAAAGGAAATCGCCGAAGGTGTTGCACAGGTCGTTCAAATGCTTGATGAAGAAAACGGAACCTTTGAAGCATGCGTATAA